CCGAGCGAGCAGCGAAGTGACGAGTCGAAGTACACGAAGGAGTGACATGACCGAGCCGGACATCAAGAAGGGCCTCGCGGGGGTCGTGGTCGACACGACCGCGATCTCGAAGGTCAATCCCGAGACGAACAGCCTGCTCTACCGGGGATACCCGGTGCAGGAGCTGGCCGCGACGCAGCCCTTCGAGGCGGTCGCGTACCTGCTCTGGAACGGGGAGCTGCCCACGGCCGAGGAGCTGGCGGCGTTCCGCGTCACCGAGCGCTCGAACCGCGCGCTCTCGCCGGTGGTCAAGGACGCGATCGACCGGCTGCCGCTGGACTCGCATCCGATGGACGAGGTGCGCACGGCGGTGAGCGTCATCGGCGCCATCGAGACCGCGGGCATCGCCAACGTCCTCGACGCGGTCGGAACTCCGGAGGAGAACCTGGAGCGCAGCCTGACCCTGTTCGCCGCGCTTCCCGCGATCGTGTCGTACGGTCAGCGTCGTCGCCGGGGCCTGGAGCCGCTCGAGCCGCGCGATGACCTCGACTACGCGGCGAACTTCCTCTGGCTCACGTTCGGCGAAGAGCCCGAGCCGGCCGTCGTCGACGCGTTCAACCGCTCGATGATCCTCTACGCGGAGCACTCCTTCAACGCCTCCACGTTCACGGCACGGGTGATCACCTCCACGCTGAGCGACCTGTACTCCGCGGTCGTCGGCGCCATCGGCGCGCTCAAGGGGCCGCTGCACGGCGGGGCGAACGAGGCGGTCATGCACATCTTCGACGAGATCGGCACCGCCGACCGGGTCGGGGGGTGGCTCGACGCCGCGCTGGCCGAGAAGCGCAAGATCATGGGCTTCGGGCACCGCGTGTACAAGCGCGGCGACTCGCGGGTGCCGACCATGAAGGCGGCGCTCGACTCCCTCGTCGCGCACTACGACCGGCCGGATGTCGCCGAGCTGTACGAGACGCTGGAGAGCGAGTTCGTCTCCCGCAAGGGCATCTACCCGAACCTCGACTACCCCTCGGGTCCCGCGTACAACCTCATCGGGTTCGACACCCTGACGTTCACTCCGCTCTTCGTCGCCGCTCGCATCACCGGCTGGACCGCGCACATCATCGAGCAGCAGTCGTCGAACGCGCTGATCCGTCCGCTGTCGGCCTACGACGGCCCGGATGAGCGCCACATCGAGGAGTACGTGCCCGACAC
This genomic interval from Microbacterium sp. LWH11-1.2 contains the following:
- a CDS encoding bifunctional 2-methylcitrate synthase/citrate synthase, with translation MTEPDIKKGLAGVVVDTTAISKVNPETNSLLYRGYPVQELAATQPFEAVAYLLWNGELPTAEELAAFRVTERSNRALSPVVKDAIDRLPLDSHPMDEVRTAVSVIGAIETAGIANVLDAVGTPEENLERSLTLFAALPAIVSYGQRRRRGLEPLEPRDDLDYAANFLWLTFGEEPEPAVVDAFNRSMILYAEHSFNASTFTARVITSTLSDLYSAVVGAIGALKGPLHGGANEAVMHIFDEIGTADRVGGWLDAALAEKRKIMGFGHRVYKRGDSRVPTMKAALDSLVAHYDRPDVAELYETLESEFVSRKGIYPNLDYPSGPAYNLIGFDTLTFTPLFVAARITGWTAHIIEQQSSNALIRPLSAYDGPDERHIEEYVPDTAAIDVLERPEEAAG